The Rhineura floridana isolate rRhiFlo1 chromosome 17, rRhiFlo1.hap2, whole genome shotgun sequence genomic interval gatccactgCACTAGCCATCAAATaacttattactattattaaccaTCTATAAAAGTATAAGTTATTAATAACTGCATGATTAATTCTGTTATGTAACTCCAGAAAGTAAAATTATTCATGGTTATGTCATCTTGCATTGTATGACATGTCAGTGGCTAAATCACTGGGAAAAGTGTGTTTGATTGGAGCAGTTGCCAGAGGCTGGAAGGTGAGAGCTGCTGCTGATGTGCAGGAAGGCGTGTCGGGCAGCCCTTGCTGGGAGGACCTAGGACGTCTGCACTCTTGGCAGTTTTGGCAGGGCAGCCTGGCGTTTAGATGATGGATGTGGCTTCCCGTGATCCTCAGGGTGCTTGGAGGCGAGGGCAGAGAACAGCTCTTCTTAACCTGTCCCCCCAGgagttttgcactacaacttccataagccCCAGCATCATGTGGCCATGTTGGGTGATGGGAGCCGGAGTCCAAAGCAGGCAGGGCATCAACAGTGCAGCAAAGTCTCCAAAGCTTACTTGAAACTTTTTTTGCTTCAACAGGCTTTCCCTGAATTGTGACCCAACAATGTGCCACTGGTCTTGAACTTACTATTCTGATGTTTGTtgcattttataatattttattattttctatTGTATACTGCTTTGGTATGTGTTTAATGGCAAGTGGGATACACATttgtatgttgttatgtgccttcaagtcaattacaacttatggcaaccctataaatcagcgacctccaatagcatctgttgtgaaacaccctgttcagatcttgtggcttcctttatggaatcgatccatctcttgtttggccttcctctttttctactcccttctgtttttcccagcattaaaaCAAATCTGGAGGGTCCTAGGAAAGGCTCCTATGTGATTCTGAGTGAGGCTGCAGGGGTCCATCTAGCCTCCCACAGTCTACCCCGACAGCCAGGGACGTGCCCAGGTCTTGGGCAGAGCAAAGCCTGTCTCACCGCCCCCTCCGGCACACACCCTGTTGCCTGGTAACTGAAGCTATTGTAGATGTTGATGGGACCGCCAGCAGCGTCCAGGTTGAGCCAAGAGCAGCTTCCTTGCCCTGATCTGTTTATGAGACCCTTTGCAACTGGAAATGGTGCCATGATTGAAGTGGAGGCTTCTGCAGGCCAAGCAGGGACTCACCGGGGCTTCTCTGGCATATCCCTCCCATATCCAGGTGGGGAAACCCTGGCCTGGGCGACAtaggccctcccctcctcttcctcctcctgttttCTTTCTTCCAGAGGAAGCAGTTGCTAACTGGGCCTGCCAAGGGTGCAGcagaggtggggaggaggaggcctGGGGAGGGGGTCCTACATGCGTTTATGGGCAAGGCAGGGCCAGGGAGGGGCCTGTGCTGTGTGGAGGAGGGCAGCAGTTTCAGGGCGGGGGCTGCACCCAGATGGAGGCAGGGCAACAAAGCGGTGTCATTTGCTctctctcaaaagaatcctttTCTCTTAAAGGTGAAAAATGCCGAAGTTTTATTGACCTTGCTCCAGCTTCTGAGAAAGGTAAGTGGTGTGTGGCGGGTCACCTTCTGGCAGATGACGTTGACAGTAGAGAGAGACTGTCTGTCCCTCCCCCACTTGGCGTTTTAATCATGATGAGCCCTGGGGAGATTGGCGCTGCTGATCTCAGAAATCCCAATCCTTTTGCAGAGGAGAGCCAAGGTCTTTGCCCCAATGCCTCTGCTAGCATATATGAAACAGGTGTTGCTGTGGGCAGTTCCTTTGGAGGGAGAGGGCctgttggggaggggaagagtgctCTTCCGTGGGGTCTCTCTTGCCCTCTTGTGCCTCTGGCCGGGCTGTGTGGGAGTGGGAATGACAGAACAGTTTTGGCCATACAAGAACTCTGCAGTGAAGCACTCAAAACACCCTGCGGAGTGTCCTGCCAACCCAGTGGGTGCTGCTTCCCATGTGCTCTAGGCTCTTGTTCCACCGGGGCTTAGCCTGGGCCATTTCTTCTGCTTCTGGTCCAGGAGCTGCTCTGGTTACTCCCCAGTTCTCATCTGCCAGACCCTGCAAGGATGTCGCTCGTGAGCCCCCCTCACCAGTTCCAGTCTGTGGGCATGTTGTTTGCCTCCTGCATTTCTCCAGTGTGGCAAGGGCCTTTCTAGTCTGCCTCCTTCATGGCAAAGTTGTTTTCTGACTGGCATTCTTGATGAGTTTTCCAAATTTTTCAGGATTCGTAGAGATGGCAGGCACAGGGATAACATCAAGGTGACTTGGTTTGGGGTTGGTGTGGCTCCCTGAAGGGCCGTCTTCTCTCATACGAACCTGTCCATCTTAACTAAGATTTTCATGAGTCCTTTGTGAGTCgtccctgccccccacccacaTTTAGATGGGTGGCTACAGGAGAGgctttttggtggtggcagcgCCCTTCCTTGTGGGATTCTCTCCCCATCCCACAATGCCATTATGATGATTTAGGACTCTTTGCTGAAGCTGGTATCCAGGCCTACTGAGTGAGTGTAACTGAGACAACCACACACACTCCTTCCCCGCCACCTCCAGTTCCCTCTGTCTGCTGTCATTGGGCTGAATTTTAGATGGTAACCTGTCCTCTGTTCAGCATCACAAACACTGATGGTACTCTTTATATAAAATAATGATCTTAGGCGCTTGGTGAAATCTGCCCTGTTCACTCTCTCTTTTAACTCAGTCTGGTTCTCACTCCTGATGTAACTGTTTTGCTGAATTTTTGGATGCTGATTTTAGAGGGTGGttgattttttcttttctgtaagCTCACATGAGGACTATttagggaaaggtgggatataaatttcctAAACATATCATGCTTTCTAAGTTCTGGCCTGTCCCTGTCTTGAGGCAGATTGTGCAGACATTGACAGGGCACCAAAGCCATGGGCTGGTGGGCTTGCTGTATGAGTGGCTGGGGGGCGCGGGGAATGCCAGGAGAGAATAAACAACATGTTGTTAACCAGCCCCAAGTGGGCTATGAAATGAAACTCCCCAGGGGCACTTTCTCTGAAAGGGCTTACTCCTCTCGGCTTAGAAAGGCAGCTGGGAGTCCCTTGGGATTGCAGTTCCTGAGTGTCACATACCTTCTTCTGAGAGCAGGGCAGCTTTTCCGGGACTTGGAACCAATCCGGCTGCTCAGCTGACACCTCCGTTTGGCTCCCTTGCTCCAGGATGCTCCTGAATCTTTGCGGCTCCCAGTGCTTATTGTCCGCCTTGTGTTCACAGGAGTGCTGTGGCTGTCGGTGGTGTCTGAAGTGCTGTACATCATTTTGCTGGTCGTTGGCTTCAGCCTCATGTGCCTTGAGCTTGTCCATTCCAATAATGTGATTGATGGGCTCAAGCTGAACGCTTTTGCAGCAGTCTTCACTGTGTTATCAGGTATGTGCCTGTACAAGTCCAGGAAGCCTTCTGGTCAGTACTGCAATTCCTTGCATTGCACTGAGGCAGAAGTAAGATGAGCTTGAATGGGTTGTTTTTAAGCCTTGGATGCTCTATGAAGACCATTTATCACAAAAAGATAAATTAACAGCAAACATTGGCTTCCAGGCATCATACATTTTTGCTGCCCATGATAGCCGTTCCTAGACTTGGTGTTTCTAAGATCTTGCCCATCCCTTAAATcacacatgtttactcaggagtaattCCCACTctgttcaaaggggcttactcccagctaagtgtaCGAGCATCTGCCAGGGAAGGAGGGAGTAAGTACCTGTGTGTTTTTTGCACCTGCCCTCCTGGAGTGCACTCACATCAGCCAaccatgtaaagcatgtgctctccccTTGAGCTGCTGCCCCTCCCATCCCTCAGAGGTCAGGCACCTGATTTGCATgccacatctccagttaaaaatgtcctgggcaaggtgctggggAAGTGCTCTGGCAGTCCTAGCCTCGATGGACAGTGGCCTGATTTTGAGGTAGCCTCTCATGTGCTCATATGTCTGAGTGATGCAAACATTTGGGTCTGCGTCCCACAGGGCTCCTGGGAATGGTGGCCCACATGATGTACACGCAGGTGTTCCAGATGACGGTCAGCCTTGGCCCAGAAGACTGGAGGCCGCACTCATGGGACTACGGCTGGTCCTTCTGGTGAGTCTGGTCAGCTGAAGGCTCCAGGTGATTTGTGTGGGCCCAGCACATGGTAATAAAACTGCTCAGCATGCTCCCTTGGAAACAGTGAACTAGTCTTACCCACAGATGGATCATATTTCCCAGTGTGGGAAATTGGGGCAGTCTGCAAAAGAGCTCCTGCAAAACAAGATGCAAAATGCCTGTCCTTAATCAAGAGTATGATTTGCCGTATGTAATGGAGAGGCTCAGTTCTAGGCCTGGGCCTGCTGGTGGGCACAGGGCATATTGATGGCGCTTCTCTGTGCCTGGCTGAGCCTCTGTTCAGCTAGAGTGGGGGGCTGTGCCCTCAGGAGTCATTTCCCAGAAGCCCTGTGCTCCTCTGGGACTTGGGAGCCAGAAAGATGTATTGGGGTCCTAGGGTTATGCATTCTCCTGGCTTCTGGCTTGATGGCCGCTGTCTGCCGTGGCATCTTGTTCTCTCTACAGCCTGGCCTGGGGTTCCTTCACCTGCTGCATGGCTGCCTCGGTCACCACCTTGAATTCGTACACCAAGACGGTTATTGAGTTCCGGCACAAGCGCAAAGTTTTTGAGCAGGGATTCCCTGAAGATCCCATCTATGCAGACCACGAGTCCATCAAGTATTTCCACGGGAGGTCAGTGTGACTGGCTTAGAAGTACAGGGCAGGGTGGCCGTGGAGGGGAGCTGGGTCTTGCCCAGCATCTCAGTGGCCCTGGAAAGGGCAAGGACCCCTCCGGGTGGATGGGACCCCTTGGAAACAAGCAGGGGGCTTCTACTTTCCTTCAAATGTGGCCCAGCTCTGTTTGGATGGGAGAGGAAATGCCACCAACTCTTTCTTGTGCTTGGACCTCTTGAGAGGCTGGGATTGCACTCACTTCCGCCACCCCTCTGGGGGTGTTGTGAGGTGTTGACCAATGAGGCATGGCCCCCGAATTTTTACCTAATGGCCCCAAACGTTTCTGGGTGGGCAATGAATTGGGGGAGATGATCTGGGTTACTGAAGATATTCAGGAAATAATTTGACTATTTAGAGATGATTTGAGGATAATGAATGGGGCGAATTGTATGGCTTTGGAACAGGATCTGTTGGGAAATGAATTAGGGGTAGTTTGCAGTGGTCTGGGATCGGGTGAAAATGAACGGAAGAATTTAAGTAGTGTGATTTGGATGGGAAATTTGGATAGTTGGCTTGTCTTTGTGGCATTTTAAATTCTGAATGTACACACATGCAAATTTGGGCCCTCAAACTTTTAAGTATCTAGAAATGCCCCTGCCCACCTGTACAGTCCTGGGACCCGTGCCTGCCTCTGAAATGTGTGACACTTAATTCTGTTGATCCTGACTGGCTGTGAGAACACAGTGGGGCAAGCCAAGCATGTGGGCACACCACaggaagagagtggtgtgtgtgtgagagagagcgagagcgagtgagagcaagagcgagagagagcgcgcaGTGTGCCATGCATGTCTGTCCTTGCAGGGGAGGGAAACTGCTGCTGGGTGGACTGTGTGGATCCCATTGGAAAAGTGGGAAGACGTTGGGGGCACACCTAGGTGGTTGTGTTTTTGCTAATTTTCTGCTCTGAGGTGTCTTCCATTTCTCAAAGGTaagaaagtaaaagaaaaaaatgagagaCAGACACTTTGTGCCACCTGACATTTGAGTTTGCCAGAATGCCTTCAACCCCCCTTAGGGTATTTTCTGGGTAGGAGGTCTGATGAGCATCAACCCCATCAGCTGACTtgaggaggtggaggagaagTCAAGGCCAAGAATTGCAgctaaaaaagttgaaaaattacattttaaactTGGCATTTAAACATAATAGGAAGAAAATACCTTTAAACCCATAAAAAGAAGAACTTTTTTAGCAATTGCCATTCCACATGACCTGGGGAAGGGTACTAAGCCAGGCAGCCCCCCCACCTCAGTCCAGCCTGCATGTTTGCATGAGTCCTTTGTTTCAAGCTCTTTGGAATGGAGTTGGCTTCACCGGATTGTAATGATATAAGACATAAGGTGGCAATAACTTATGGCTTACCTCAATCTTTCCAGAGATTAAATCTTGCAGGTTTCTTCTTCTGGTTTTGCAAATGTATCCAGTTGGGGTTGGTAGACAGAGCTTCAGGATTGCCCATTGACAGGAAGGATGGAAAACTGCTAGCCAGTCATAGAAGAGCAGATGAATTAGGTTGTCACAGCtcatgcaggtgaggggggaagtGGCTTCTGAC includes:
- the GSG1L gene encoding germ cell-specific gene 1-like protein isoform X1, with product MNEALAESRGRPPPGRGAGEGRRVRALLAVALNLLALLASATAFGTTHWCEGTQRVPKPTCGPHKRTNCLDHGHNETAGNGAAANAVLYSWETGDDRFLLRRFHAGIWYSCEENINAPGEKCRSFIDLAPASEKGVLWLSVVSEVLYIILLVVGFSLMCLELVHSNNVIDGLKLNAFAAVFTVLSGLLGMVAHMMYTQVFQMTVSLGPEDWRPHSWDYGWSFCLAWGSFTCCMAASVTTLNSYTKTVIEFRHKRKVFEQGFPEDPIYADHESIKYFHGRLEEEKDETGDVKLECLRGYTSNRLHNTQL
- the GSG1L gene encoding germ cell-specific gene 1-like protein isoform X2, with amino-acid sequence MNEALAESRGRPPPGRGAGEGRRVRALLAVALNLLALLASATAFGTTHWCEGTQRVPKPTCGPHKRTNCLDHGHNETAGNGAAANAVLYSWETGDDRFLLRRFHAGIWYSCEENINAPGEKCRSFIDLAPASEKGVLWLSVVSEVLYIILLVVGFSLMCLELVHSNNVIDGLKLNAFAAVFTVLSGLLGMVAHMMYTQVFQMTVSLGPEDWRPHSWDYGWSFCLAWGSFTCCMAASVTTLNSYTKTVIEFRHKRKVFEQGFPEDPIYADHESIKYFHGRLEEEKDETGDVKLECLRGYTSNRVLP